TCTACTTTGACTACCAGCCCCTGTCCCCcgagaaggagaaggagatTGGCTGCCGCCGCGTAGAGAACCTCGAGGAGATGTTGGCTCAGTGCGATGTCGTCACCATCAACTGCCCACTCCACGAGAAGACACGCGGTCTCTTCAACAAGGACCTCATCTCCAAGATGAAGAAGGGCTCATGGCTGGTCAACACCGCCCGTGGTGCCATTGTCGTCAAGGAGGATGTTGCCCAGGCGCTCAAGGATGGTCACCTCCGTGGATACGGTGGTGATGTCTGGTTCCCCCAGCCCGCTCCCAAGGACCACCCGCTCCGCTACGCCCAGAACCCATGGGGCGGAGGCAACGCCATGGTTCCTCATATGTCTGGTACTTCGATCGATGCTCAGAAGGTTAGTCATGTCGACTTTTTTTGTACAAGCTTTTTACTGACTATTCCTCTAGCGATACGCCGATGGCACCAAGGCTATCCTCGACGAGTACTTCTCCGGCCGCGAGAACTACAGACCAGAAGACTTGATCGTTCACAAGGGCGACTACGCCACCAAGGCATACGGTCAGCGCAAGTAGAAGCAGTCGTTTTCTGAGGCAGCTCCTTGCACATTTTGAGCGATTTCCAGAGATTTTCCTTGTTGGTTTCAGGGCTTGGATGGGCATTTTTGGCCTGCTTATGTATATGAATATATTTATGACTTCAATTTGGTGTAGTTATGCGGTGATGGTGGAGTTGATATTCACGTGTTCTGTAAATATTGGTAACACCTGGGTGTCATATAATAGTGGACATAGTAGTGTACAGAGGTCACTGTAGTCGCTAGATACGACTGTTAGCGCTTAActacccacactgtcaatTATTCTACGACACTTTGGTGCACGTGTTCTGAGATGGTATTGGTAAGCAACAGTGTACATGTATTTGCGGGGATGGTTGTGTAACCGTCTATACTAATCTATCCGCTGTCTATGTTGTGACCTGTATGACAAATCAGTGTCATCTCCCGGTGGTATTGGGTTGCGTTGCGGCGATGCAATGCGGTAAGGATAATAGTGAAATTAAAAAGCAGTGTGATGTAAAAAAAAGAGCAATACGCTCTCAACGATGCCGTGACAGAGACCTCCGTCGCTCATCCTCATGCTCGTCTTCACTGTCGTCCTTGAAGCCCTCCTCAAGATCCCGGCCTAACCgtctctcctcctccatcatGCTTCTCCGCTGCTCCAGCGCCTCTCTCCGCCTCTCGTCAATGGGGTCAAATCCCACCATACCCTCGCCCTCCTCGTCGTCAAAGAGGTCGTCTTCGTGCTGGCCACTGCCATCCACCACGGCGCGCTGTCTCCCCCACGTGGACGGGACGAAGAGGTTGTACAGCGCATCCGAGACTTGGGTGCGCCATGAGGTAGGGAATTCGGCGGCGGCGACAGCGGCAGACATGGGCAAGTACTGGCTATAGCGACTGCGGTGGCGGCGGATAAAAGGGAGGAGGATTAGGGCTAGTAGGGCGTAGAGGATGGCGGCTAGGAAGAGTGGGATCAAGATTGTCTGAGGGAATATGTTCGTGTCAGCTACAGTCGCGGTCGGTCGGTCGGTCGGTCGCGGCTTCCCTCCCAATCCCCCAACAGAATAGAACACATGACGAGCAGCCCTCACCGCCTACCGCGACGAGAAATGCATGCCTGACAGCTGTCAGTGACTGACCTTGAGGAAGCTCGAGTGCGCAGAGCCGGCCATGACTTGGGTTGCATGTGCTAGCGAAGAGTGCGATGATGAGTGTATGATAGCGCGCGTCCGGCGTCTTATCAACAACTAGGCAGGGACGCGTGTGCGTGATGGTTAGTCCGAGTGCGAGTGAAGTCGGCAGTCGTGGGTGTTGTTGCGCCAAGTGGCTTGCGTATGCTGCGGAGCTGGCTGCGCCACAGGGAGGAGTAGTTTGCAGAAAAGAGATGGGATCTGTATGGGGAAAATGAGAGTCGCGTCCTGGCAGCATGCACATGGGCTaggggggggggggggcgTTCACACGGGCATGGCGCCACTACACACATGCACAGACTGCAGACACACAGACACACTTGGGCGCACGTCTCAGGAGAAAGTCTCGGCCTATGCAGGGTGTGGTCGAGAACTGGCGTGTTCTGTGTGGTCGCAGTCGGGCAGTCGGAGTTGGGCAGTGAAACTCAAGTGGAGGCCTTCTCTTACGACTGCGACGTCTCCCTCAACTGACACTTGGACATGCGGTCACGGTAGTGGTACATGTCCCAGTCGTGGTAGTAGTCACACAGGAGGGCGCTAGCATTCGGCAACCTCCCGACTCTCTTGCATTGCAATCCCCAAACCCCCTCCCATAGGGATTCATTGCAGTTGTTGCTGCACACTCCAACCCCCGCACGCTCGTTTCAGGATTAGACATCTCGGTTGCTGTACACTTTAGCCACGGTTTCTGGTGGCGCCGCATTGAAGCAGCCGGCATCGCAGGACAGGCTCAGTCTTGTTCGCGTTGGGCGCGCGCAGCAGACGTTCCTTTTGGTAGgcatggatggcaagggTCGGCAATCCTCCGCCGGCAAGTTCTTCGGACGACGTCTGCACAAGGACAAAGAGAAGCAGGCGGGTGAGGCCAAGCACAGCACCACATCATCCATCGACAGCCCCCCCGGCAGTGCCTATGGCTCGCAGTCGTCACGTCACTCAGCTCGACACTCCATCGGCGGCGCCTCGATAGACCAGCGGCCCGTGTCCATGACTGCCGAGGGCATCTTTGCGCGCGCAGGCCCCATATCATCCATCGACTCCCCCCGAGACGACGCAAGCAATAGCGGCGAACCGCTCCCACACCACCTGAACAAGGGCGGCGGCGACTTCCACCAGTACCCCGTCTTCACCGCGCCCACGATGCCGCCCCAAGGGTACCAATCCCACCAATCCACACAGGGGCCGCCGCGCCCGCCGCCACACTCCAACGGCACCACTATTGCCTCGAGTAACCCCGGCGACCGCGGCGTCTCGATGCAGCAATGGGGTCAGCGCGGTAGCAGCAGGGACGGCAGCTACTCGTACTATGCCCCAACCGACTCGTCCAACAACACACGCGCCTCGTCCGACCAGGCGAGTCTGTACAGCAACAATTCCACGACGCGCACCAGCAACGTCTTCTACCCCCCGAACCCATCCCAGACCACAATCTCCTCGATAGGCCTCGATGCCGGCAGTCTCCTCCCCACGGCCGTCTCCACCCCACGCGACTCGCACCGCCACCTGCTGCACTACAATGCCtcgtcgccgtcgtcgtcgacgGCCTCGTTTCCGCAAAACACGCTCAGCATCCAACGGCCGCCCGACCATATTGTTGAAAAGGAGTTCATGAACCTCATGGTGAAGCGCGGATGGAAGAGCTTACCCGAACAGGCCCGGCGCCAGATGGAGGCTTACAAGATCGATAAGAAGTGGACCCTTGTGTATCAGGACAAGCTGGCCGAGTTCAAGCACGAGGAGAAGAAGCGGCAGACGCAGCGGTTGACATATGGCGGCGGTGGTAACGGCACCCAGGACATTCTCATCCGCGCCGAAGAGGAGGGTTCGCCCGAGTGGTACGTCAAGAAGGTCATGGACAACTCCATCACCATCAAGCAAATGTCGAGTTTGGAGATTAGTCTCCGAACCCAGCCCATTGCGTGGGTCAGAGGCTTTATCGAGGCGCAGGGTCAGATTGCGCTTACGAATGTCCTGGCAAAAATCAACCGCAGGAAGGGGACCGGCCCCGCACCCCCTCCCAGTGTCATGGCCCAGAGGGCGGAAAACGACGTCGAGCGCGAATACGAAATAATAAAGTGCTTAAAGGCGCTGATGAATAACAAGTACGGTGCCGATAACGCCTTGAACTATCCCTCCATCATACAGGCTCTCTGTGGATCGTTAATATCCTCACGACTCAACACACGAAAGCTCGTCTCCGATGTCCTGACTTTCTTGTGTCATTGGGGAAACGGAAGTGGGCACGAAAAAGTGCTGCAGTCTCTCGACAACCTCAAATCACAGTATGGCGAAAGCAGCCGGTTCGACGCATGGATGCGCGTTGTTGAGGTCACGGTTGACGGCCGTGGCAAGATGGGCTCTATGGTCGGCGCCTCAGATGAAGTGCGCAGTGGAGGTATCGGCGTGGAGAACCTCCTCATGGAATATGCCATTGCGACTCTCTTCCTCATCAACATGGTGGTGGATGCGCCAGAGCGTGACCTCCAGCTCAGGATGCATGTCCGGGCCCAGTTCACCGCATGCGGTATCAAGCGCATCTTCAACAAGATGGAAGGCTTCCAGTACGATGTCATCGACAAGCAGATCGAGCACTACTTGGACAATGAAGCTGTTGATTATGAACTCTTCCTCGAAAAGGAGAACAGTTCCATGGTGGACAGCGTCGAGGGCGAGACCAAGGATCTCAATGATCCAACTCAAATCGCAGAGGCCATCATGAGCAAGATCAAGGACACTCGGGCGCAAGACTATTTCACCTCGGCCATGCAGCACTTGCTGCTTATGCGTGATACCGAAAGCGAAGATCGGTTGAGAATGTTCCAACTTGTGGATCAAATGCTGAGCTACGTGGCTATGGACCGCCGACTGCCAGACATGGATCTCAAGCAGAGTCTGAACTTTACTGTCCAGTCTTTGCTCGACAAGCTCTACACCGACTCCGAGGCCCGCCAGGTTCGCGATGAAGCGGTCGAAGCACGACAGATTGCAGACTCGGCCATTGCAGAACGTGATGAGATGAAAGCGCAGCTGGCGTTGGGTGCAGATGGCCTGGTATCGAAGCTGCAAAAGCAACTGGAAGAGCAGGAACGCATCATCGAGCTTCGTGGCAGACAAGTCGAACAGATGAAATCGGAGCTTTCGGAAATGCAACGCATCCGGGCGCAAGAACTGCAGCGCAACGAGCTGGAGACGCGTGAGCTGTACTTGATGCTTAGAGATGCTCAAGATGTCGCAGCGTCGGCGGCGAAGAAGTCTGGTAAGGACGGGCTCGCTACCACTGACCCAGCACAGATGCAGGGAATCATGGACCGCGAACGACTGATGAACCGACTGGAGATCCAACTGCAAAGAGCCAGGACACAGGCCACCCTTGAGGGCAGGACGCTGCAGATGCAACCTAGCGAGAAGCTTAGGGAACTGCGAGAAAAGATGGAGGGCGAGCCCGGCATGAACGAGCAGAGTTACGGCGGTCTTGAGCCAAGCTCGTTTGGTTCGGTGCGCGCCAAGAGTGGAGTGCCGCGCAGAAAGCCACTCCCTGGCCTCCCTGGAGAAATTGGTGAAGATATGGAAATGTCAGAATTGGATGACGATGATGTTGTTATCGAGAAGCCACGGCTCGTCCAGATGCACAAGCCCAAACTCAGCTCATCGGCAGCCAACGCGCTCATGGCAGATCTTGCTTCAAATGTCAAGCGGTATGATGACTCTGATGCGGAGGGCGAGGGTGTTACAACAGGACCATCACAACCAAGTCTCAACTCGGACTCCCCAAAGACGCCTGGTTCGACCGATGCGCCAAAAGCCAACATTCCACCACCGCCTCCGCCACCTCCTGGGGCACTGGGTTTCTCTGCGAATATACCCCCTCCACCGCCGATGCCCGGCGCGAATGGaccacctcctccacctcctccgCCACCGCCGCCAGGCAAGCTCGGCTTCAAGGCCGGAATCCCTCCGCCGCCTCCCATGCCGGGAGATGGCAGTATGCCACCTCCGCctccaccgccgccgccaatGCCGGGCGCGAAACGTCCCGGCTTCATGCCCAAAGCGCCTGGTTTCGGTGCCGCCCAGCAATTTGCTCTTTCTGGACCCCGTCCCAAGAAGAAGCTCAAGGCTCTCCATTGGGACAAGGTCGATCAGCCGACTACTACCGTGTGGGCCACGCGTGGTCTCACATCggaagagaaggaggagaagtACCAAGAGCTGGCGCGGAAGGGTGTCCTGGAAGAAGTCGAGAAGCTCTTCTTGGCCAAGGAAATCAAGGCGATTGGCAAGAAGTCTGGAAAAAAGGACGACAAGAAGCAAATCATCTCGCGCGACCTTATGCACAACTTCCAGATCAGCATGGCCAAGTTCTCGTCGTATGCTGTTGAGGATGTTGTCCGGATGATTATCCACTGTGACCCCAAGATCTTGGATGATCCGGTTACCATGGAGTTCCTCCAAAAGAACGATTTCTGTGATATCCCGGATAACACCGCGAAACTCATGGCGCCATACTCCAAGGACTGGACTGGACCCAATGCCAGTGAAAGTAAGCGTGAGCAGGATCCTAACGAGCTGACTAGGGAGGATCAAATATATCTCTTCACGGCTTACGAACTACATCACTACTGGAAGAGTAGGATGAGGGCTCTTGCGCTCACTCGCACATTCCAGACCGATTACGATGAAATCTCCGCCAAGCTGCTGGAGATATCACGCGTGTCCGAAAGCTTGAGGGATTCGACTAGTTTGATTAGTGTTCTTGGTCTCATTCTTGATATTGGTAACTTCATGAACGACGCGAACAAGCAAGCCAGTGGATTCAAGCTCTCCACCCTTGGTCGA
This sequence is a window from Pyrenophora tritici-repentis strain M4 chromosome 4, whole genome shotgun sequence. Protein-coding genes within it:
- a CDS encoding cytokinesis protein sepA → MDGKGRQSSAGKFFGRRLHKDKEKQAGEAKHSTTSSIDSPPGSAYGSQSSRHSARHSIGGASIDQRPVSMTAEGIFARAGPISSIDSPRDDASNSGEPLPHHLNKGGGDFHQYPVFTAPTMPPQGYQSHQSTQGPPRPPPHSNGTTIASSNPGDRGVSMQQWGQRGSSRDGSYSYYAPTDSSNNTRASSDQASLIQRPPDHIVEKEFMNLMVKRGWKSLPEQARRQMEAYKIDKKWTLVYQDKLAEFKHEEKKRQTQRLTYGGGGNGTQDILIRAEEEGSPEWYVKKVMDNSITIKQMSSLEISLRTQPIAWVRGFIEAQGQIALTNVLAKINRRKGTGPAPPPSVMAQRAENDVEREYEIIKCLKALMNNKYGADNALNYPSIIQALCGSLISSRLNTRKLVSDVLTFLCHWGNGSGHEKVLQSLDNLKSQYGESSRFDAWMRVVEVTVDGRGKMGSMVGASDEVRSGGIGVENLLMEYAIATLFLINMVVDAPERDLQLRMHVRAQFTACGIKRIFNKMEGFQYDVIDKQIEHYLDNEAVDYELFLEKENSSMVDSVEGETKDLNDPTQIAEAIMSKIKDTRAQDYFTSAMQHLLLMRDTESEDRLRMFQLVDQMLSYVAMDRRLPDMDLKQSLNFTVQSLLDKLYTDSEARQVRDEAVEARQIADSAIAERDEMKAQLALGADGLVSKLQKQLEEQERIIELRGRQVEQMKSELSEMQRIRAQELQRNELETRELYLMLRDAQDVAASAAKKSGKDGLATTDPAQMQGIMDRERLMNRLEIQLQRARTQATLEGRTLQMQPSEKLRELREKMEGEPGMNEQSYGGLEPSSFGSVRAKSGVPRRKPLPGLPGEIGEDMEMSELDDDDVVIEKPRLVQMHKPKLSSSAANALMADLASNVKRYDDSDAEGEGVTTGPSQPSLNSDSPKTPGSTDAPKANIPPPPPPPPGALAPGFGAAQQFALSGPRPKKKLKALHWDKVDQPTTTVWATRGLTSEEKEEKYQELARKGVLEEVEKLFLAKEIKAIGKKSGKKDDKKQIISRDLMHNFQISMAKFSSYAVEDVVRMIIHCDPKILDDPVTMEFLQKNDFCDIPDNTAKLMAPYSKDWTGPNASESKREQDPNELTREDQIYLFTAYELHHYWKSRMRALALTRTFQTDYDEISAKLLEISRVSESLRDSTSLISVLGLILDIGNFMNDANKQASGFKLSTLGRLGMLKDDRNESTFADVVERIVRNQYSGWEGFTDEISGVITAQKINVEQLQTDAKKYIDNIKNVQMSLDSGNLSDPTKFHPEDKVSIVVQRNMKEARRKAEQLQVFLEDMQKSYDDIMAFYGEDPSDDSSRRDFFAKLANFVQEWKKSKEKNTALEEQHRRNEISMRRKQAQNTNPLSPNALSDSDAPKSPASTGAMDDLLQKLRAAKPEARDQRDRRRRARLKDKHQVRVASGQKMPEIGVNMGDGSGAEGAADGEDEQRNKLLSPMSETADSEAKGLQSGASLNKDGSLSVRRRRESADTERQRRRNRRNQASSVKGDETAGPMSPAIPEEGGGDAGEGDSTMEGASMLDDTAADEVGRDRVASGEPQTPVTVVHPPSPEAKARDLPTPPPE